Proteins encoded together in one Anoxybacillus flavithermus window:
- a CDS encoding D-alanine--D-alanine ligase produces the protein MKITLGVLYGGKSPEHKVSLQTARSVINAVNKEKFTVVPIYITIDGEWLRGEAIEGEVQDVKQLAFQHGLPALASIANGIDVIFPLLHGPNGEDGTVQGMLELLNVPYVGNGVLASAVGMDKVVMKQLFAQAGLNQARYVFFLKKEWEKHKETVYETVERELGYPCFVKPANAGSSVGISKCKNREQLQTAFQEAFRYDRKVIVEEAIVGREVEIGVIGNDEPICSVVGEIVPKKEFYDYEAKYVDGNTELVIPANITNKEYETIKRMALTAFKTLNLAGLVRADFFLTAAGGAYINEVNTMPGFTPFSMFPLLWKHTGVSYEELIERLIQLAIERYEEKQNITYVL, from the coding sequence ATGAAAATCACATTAGGTGTATTATACGGCGGCAAATCTCCTGAGCATAAAGTATCGTTGCAAACCGCACGCTCTGTTATTAATGCGGTAAATAAAGAAAAATTTACGGTTGTTCCGATTTACATTACGATAGACGGAGAATGGTTGCGCGGCGAGGCGATTGAAGGGGAAGTGCAAGATGTCAAACAACTAGCGTTTCAACACGGTTTACCAGCGCTCGCTTCGATTGCGAATGGCATTGATGTTATTTTCCCTCTTTTACACGGACCGAACGGAGAAGATGGAACGGTACAAGGGATGTTAGAATTATTAAACGTACCGTATGTTGGAAACGGTGTGTTAGCATCAGCGGTTGGCATGGATAAAGTCGTTATGAAGCAATTGTTTGCTCAAGCAGGATTAAACCAAGCCCGTTACGTCTTTTTCTTAAAAAAAGAATGGGAAAAACATAAAGAAACCGTATATGAAACGGTAGAACGTGAGCTTGGCTATCCGTGTTTTGTCAAGCCAGCCAATGCTGGTTCGAGCGTAGGAATAAGTAAATGTAAAAACCGTGAGCAATTACAAACAGCGTTTCAAGAGGCGTTTCGTTACGATCGAAAAGTCATTGTGGAAGAGGCGATTGTCGGTCGTGAAGTGGAAATTGGAGTGATCGGAAACGATGAGCCGATTTGTTCTGTCGTTGGGGAAATTGTGCCGAAAAAAGAGTTTTATGATTACGAAGCAAAATATGTCGATGGAAATACAGAGTTAGTCATCCCAGCAAACATTACGAATAAAGAATATGAAACGATTAAACGAATGGCGCTTACTGCCTTTAAAACGCTCAATTTAGCCGGATTAGTTCGCGCTGACTTTTTCTTGACAGCAGCTGGAGGGGCGTATATTAACGAAGTCAATACGATGCCGGGCTTTACGCCGTTCAGCATGTTCCCGCTCTTATGGAAACATACAGGTGTATCGTATGAGGAATTAATTGAACGCCTCATTCAACTGGCGATTGAGCGATATGAAGAAAAACAAAACATTACGTATGTACTTTAA
- the acpS gene encoding holo-ACP synthase, giving the protein MIVGIGIDIVELSRIAHLLERQPKFIERVLTENERMRFFELSSKRKIEFVAGRFAAKEAYAKALGTGIGTHVSFRDIEINNDENGKPYIISPSIDERVHVSISHSEHYAVAQVIIERLSS; this is encoded by the coding sequence ATGATTGTTGGGATTGGCATCGATATTGTAGAGTTAAGTCGTATAGCTCATTTGTTAGAAAGGCAACCGAAGTTTATAGAACGCGTGTTAACAGAGAATGAACGTATGCGTTTTTTCGAATTGTCGTCAAAACGAAAAATTGAATTTGTGGCTGGACGATTTGCGGCAAAAGAAGCGTATGCGAAAGCGTTAGGGACGGGGATTGGTACACATGTTTCTTTTCGCGATATTGAAATAAACAATGACGAAAACGGCAAGCCGTATATTATTTCTCCATCCATAGATGAACGTGTGCACGTTTCGATTTCACATAGCGAACATTATGCAGTTGCGCAAGTAATCATTGAACGCTTGTCAAGCTAG
- a CDS encoding UDP-N-acetylmuramoyl-tripeptide--D-alanyl-D-alanine ligase — MIIRSLADIQTMIPGSIIDERYASVMIHGVSTDTRTIERGNLYVPLKGATFNGHEFVRQAFDKGATAALWSEHEPNAPKDVPLIFVDDSLVALQQLAHAYRKQLRTRVIGVTGSNGKTTTKDMIASLLGTLYRVQKTEGNLNNHIGVPLTLLRLKEETEYAVVEIGMSGFGEIELLSTLAEPDVAVITNIGESHLQELGSREGIATAKFEIVKGLQRDGLLIYHGDEPLLQARVQQSSLSYVQTFGMEPTNDYYPLDIRVQADGTTFTVNGWPDETFHMPLLGRHHVMNALAAMAVARFASVDVAHMKEGFSCLTVTKMRTEVVKRHDGVTVINDAYNASPTSMRAALELLGQLTGYRKKIAIVGDMLELGEQEIAFHEQIGRMLDPQKIDYVFTYGVRAKAIAEQAKKRFGEGRVRSYEEKAELAADVQAIMEAGDVILLKASRGMKLEEIIYLLNE; from the coding sequence ATGATTATACGTTCATTAGCAGACATTCAAACGATGATTCCTGGAAGTATAATTGATGAGCGATATGCTTCTGTTATGATTCATGGTGTGTCGACAGATACGCGCACAATCGAGAGAGGAAACTTATATGTTCCGTTAAAAGGAGCTACATTTAACGGTCATGAGTTTGTTCGGCAGGCGTTTGACAAAGGGGCAACGGCTGCGCTATGGAGTGAACATGAGCCGAACGCTCCGAAAGATGTGCCGCTTATTTTTGTAGACGATTCGCTCGTTGCGCTGCAACAGTTGGCTCATGCGTATCGAAAACAACTTCGTACGCGCGTCATCGGCGTGACAGGAAGCAACGGAAAAACGACAACGAAAGATATGATCGCCTCTTTGCTGGGGACATTGTATCGTGTACAAAAAACGGAAGGGAATTTAAACAATCATATCGGTGTGCCGCTGACACTTCTTCGTTTAAAAGAAGAAACAGAGTATGCGGTCGTTGAAATCGGGATGAGCGGTTTTGGGGAAATTGAGTTGCTCTCTACCCTTGCCGAACCAGATGTTGCGGTCATTACAAACATTGGTGAATCGCATTTACAAGAGCTCGGTTCACGCGAAGGAATTGCAACGGCGAAGTTTGAAATCGTGAAAGGACTACAACGTGACGGTTTATTGATTTATCACGGAGATGAGCCGTTGTTGCAAGCGCGCGTGCAACAATCCTCCCTTTCGTATGTTCAAACGTTTGGAATGGAACCGACAAACGATTATTATCCGCTAGACATTCGTGTTCAAGCGGATGGAACGACGTTTACGGTAAATGGTTGGCCAGACGAAACGTTTCATATGCCGCTTCTCGGTCGCCACCATGTCATGAACGCGCTAGCCGCGATGGCGGTTGCACGCTTCGCTTCCGTCGATGTGGCTCATATGAAAGAAGGGTTTTCGTGCTTAACGGTAACAAAAATGCGTACAGAAGTCGTGAAACGTCATGACGGAGTGACGGTGATTAACGATGCATATAATGCAAGCCCGACGTCAATGCGAGCAGCCCTTGAACTGCTTGGACAATTGACAGGATATCGTAAAAAAATAGCAATTGTCGGGGATATGCTTGAATTAGGCGAACAAGAAATCGCTTTTCACGAACAAATTGGTCGGATGCTTGATCCGCAAAAAATAGATTACGTATTCACGTACGGAGTGCGCGCAAAGGCGATCGCCGAGCAAGCAAAAAAGCGGTTTGGCGAAGGACGTGTTCGTTCGTATGAAGAGAAAGCGGAATTAGCCGCAGATGTGCAAGCAATTATGGAAGCGGGCGATGTCATTTTACTCAAGGCATCTCGTGGTATGAAGTTAGAGGAAATCATTTATTTGTTAAATGAATAA